One part of the Dehalococcoidia bacterium genome encodes these proteins:
- a CDS encoding site-specific DNA-methyltransferase: MVCQDNLEFMSGLPDASMKLIVTSPPYNIGKTYEKRSPLEDYLACQSRVIAECVRLLHPTGSLCWQVGNYVNDGEVAPLDTALYPIFKSHELKLRNRIVWHFGHGLHSSKRLSGRYETINWFTKTDDYTFNLDPIRVPSKYPNKRHFKGPNLGKLSGNPLGKNPSDVWEFPNVKSNHVEKTVHPCQFPVELVERLVLSMTNEGDYVFDPYMGVGSSVIAAVKHGRLGFGCDIVREYVDVGHERLKALRNGTLRTRPMGKPVYDPTKPGGGH; encoded by the coding sequence ATGGTATGCCAGGACAACTTGGAGTTCATGAGTGGACTGCCTGACGCTTCGATGAAGCTCATCGTCACCTCGCCACCGTACAACATTGGCAAGACCTACGAGAAGCGGTCTCCTTTAGAAGACTATCTAGCGTGCCAGTCTCGTGTCATTGCTGAGTGTGTACGTCTCCTTCACCCGACTGGATCACTCTGCTGGCAGGTGGGCAATTACGTAAACGACGGGGAAGTCGCCCCACTGGATACAGCGCTGTACCCGATCTTCAAGTCGCACGAACTCAAACTCCGAAATCGAATCGTGTGGCACTTCGGGCATGGTCTGCACTCCAGCAAGCGTCTTTCTGGGAGATACGAGACAATCAACTGGTTTACGAAGACGGACGACTACACGTTCAATCTCGATCCGATACGGGTGCCGTCGAAGTATCCCAACAAGCGTCATTTCAAAGGGCCAAACCTTGGGAAGCTGTCCGGCAATCCTCTCGGTAAGAACCCCAGCGACGTGTGGGAGTTCCCGAACGTCAAGAGCAACCACGTCGAGAAGACCGTCCACCCGTGCCAGTTTCCAGTAGAGCTCGTGGAGCGATTGGTACTGTCAATGACCAATGAAGGCGACTACGTCTTCGACCCGTACATGGGCGTGGGATCCTCTGTTATCGCAGCCGTGAAACATGGTCGGCTTGGGTTTGGGTGTGACATCGTGCGAGAGTACGTTGATGTAGGCCACGAGCGATTGAAGGCGTTGAGGAACGGAACACTCAGGACTCGGCCAATGGGCAAACCAGTCTATGATCCTACAAAGCCTGGAGGCGGACACTGA